Part of the Brassica oleracea var. oleracea cultivar TO1000 chromosome C8, BOL, whole genome shotgun sequence genome is shown below.
TGGATCAGGATGAGTGGGAGCTCCTTGACAGACAAGTTCTGGGTGTTATAAGGTTAACACTGTCGATAAATGTTGCTCACAACGTTGCGAAGGAGAAGACCACGGAAGGGCTCATGAAAGTTCTCTCAAATATGTATGAGAAACCTTCGGCAAACAATAAGGTGTTTCTCATGAAGAAACTCTTCCATTTGAAGATGGAAGAAGGTGGCCTGGTTGCCGCACATGTGAACGAGTTCAACACGATTGTCANNNNNNNNNTGTCATCAGTTGAAATCGAGTTTGACGATGAAGTGCGAGCACTGATTCTGTTAGCGTCTCTGCCAAATAGTTGGGAGCCAATAAGGGCAGCGGTTAGTAATTATGTGGGCACTCAAAAGCTCAAATTCAATGATGTTAGAGATCGTATCCTTGCTGAGGAAGTTCGAAGGATAGACTCTGGGGAGGCATCAACGAGCTCTGCTTTCAACGTGGAAAACAGAGGGAGAAACCCAGATAGAAATAACCGGAGTAATGGCAGATCGAAGTCAAGGAATGGACAGGGTCGGTCCAAATTCAGACAGCCTGCANNNNNNNNNNNNNNNNNNNNNNNNNNNNNNNNNNNNNNNNNNNNNNNNNNNNNNNNNNNNNNNNNNNNNNNNNNNNNNNNNNNNNNNNNNNNNNNNNNNNNNNNNNNNNNNNNNNNNNNNNNNNNNNNNNNNNNNNNNNNNNNNNNNNNNNNNNNNNNNNNNNNNNNNNNNNNNNNNNNNNNNNNNNNNNNNNNNNNNNNNNNNNNNNNNNNNNNNNNNNNNNNNNNNNNNNNNNNNNNNNNNNNNNNNNNNNNNNNNNNNNNNNNNNNNNNNNNNNNNNNNNNNNNNNNNNNNNNNNNNNNNNNNNNNNNNNNNNNNNNNNNNNNNNNNNNNNNNNNNNNNNNNNNNAGCTGTTGACTTAGAAGATATCCTGACACCGGAGTTGCCACAGGATACCGCAACAGCAGAAGAAGAAATCTCTCAAGACGAGAGTGGTGAAGCTGAAGAAAGTGATGATTCTGAAGTGGTCCCATATACACCAGTCACGGAGTTACGACGGTCAAGTAGAATCATCAGAAAGCCAGTAAGATTTTCTCCATCGCTCAACTACATTCTGCTCACAGACAGAGGCGAGCCTGAATGTTATGAGGAAGGTATGCAAGTTGATGAGTCGATCAAGTGGGAGCTTGCAATGAATGACGAGATGGACTCGTTGTTATCCAATCACACGTGGGAATTAGCAGATTTGCCTAAGGAGAAAAAGGCATTGCATAACAAGTGGGTCTACCGAATAAAAGAAGAACCTGATGGAAGTAAGCGCTATAAAGCGAGGTTTGTTTTGAAGGGATTCAACCAAAAAGAAGGTATTGACTACACCGAAATCTTCTCTCATGTAGTCAAGATGGTGACCATCAGAACGGTTCTTGGGCTGGTAGCACAAGAAGATCTGCATCTTCAACAGATGGATGTGAAGACGGCATTTCTTCACGGTGATTTTGATGAGAAAATTTATATGAAGCAACCCGAAGGCTTTGAGATCAAAGGGAAGGAAATCCTTGTTTGCAAGCTGAAAAGGAGTTTGTACGGCTTAAAACAAGCCCCTAGACAGTGGTATAAACGGTTCGACAGCTACATTAAAGGTGTCAGTTTCTTGAGGTGTGAAGCTGACCACTGTTGTTACTTCAAGAGGGTTGAAGAGTCATACTTGATATTGCTCCTATATATCGATGATATGCTGATAGTAGGAGCTGACTTGCACGAGATCAATAGCTTGAAGACGAAACTCTCAGAAGAGTTTGCGATGAAAGACCTTGGAGAAGTAAGACAGATTTTAGGGATGAGAATCAGTAGAAGCAAGGAAGGTCTTAAGTTATCACAAGAGGAGTATGTGAAGAAAGTCCTCAAGAGGTTTAACATGGATGATGCGAAGCCAGTCAGTACTCCTCTGGCAAGTCATTTTCGGTTATCCAGAGAGCAGTCTCCAAAGACGGAAGACGAGATGGCATGTATGGATAAAGTTCCATATGCTTCTGCTATTGGCAGCCGAATGTACGCAATGATATGTACAAGGCCAGACAAAGCACATGCAGTGGGAGTCGTCAGCAGATTTATGAGCAATCCAGGAAAGGAACATTGGAAAGCCGTTAAGTGGATTTTCAGATATCTAAAAGGAAATCCAAGTTTATCGCTATGTTTCACAAAGTCTAAGACGGGATTGCAGGGATATGTTGATGCTGACAATGGAGGTAACGTTGACAGTACAAAGAGCACAACCGGGTATGTCTACACCTTTGGCGGTACTGCAATTTGTTGGGTTTCAAAGTTGCAGAAAATTGTATCTCTATCAAACTGTGAAGCTGAGTATGTTGCAGTAACGGAGGCAACAAAAGAGATGATATGGCTACAGTTTTTTCTAGAAGAGCTAGGTCATGACCAAGGGAAAAGTGTGTTGTACTATGACAGTAAAAGTGCCATTGATTTGGCAAAGAATCCGGTTTACCATGCTCGGACGAAGCACATACATCGTCGATATCATTTCATCAGATCAGCGCTAGAAGATGAAATGTTGGTGCTTGAAAAGATTCCAGGAAGCAAGAATCCGGCAGACATGCTGACGAAGGTCGTGCCATATGATAAGCTGAGGTTGTGTGCAACCTCATTTGGCTTGTTGGAGTAACAAGCTGGGAATACTTTCATCGAAGATGCATAGTAATTTTGATGTTATCGTTAAAACACGTTTTACGTGTTGGTCGGCATGGACGGTGACGACATGGACGGTGAGCTGAAATTGTTGACGTTGGTTTTGTCAAAGATTGTGAGCTCACCAAACACCTTCTTCATGCTTATAAAAGGAGAGCTGAGGTGAAGAGGAAAGACATCCCAAAAAAAAGAAAACAGAGAGAGAACGAAAAAAAAAAAAAAAAATTTCTCAAAAAAAAATTTCTTTTAGAAATTACTCGTAATTTTTGACTGTATTTGGGATCGGGGTGTGAGTTGTGAGCTTGTAAAATTTCTCTGGTTGATAATAAAAGATTTGTAGCAGGTCCGAAGACCTAGGTAACATTGGCCGAACTCTGTTAACAACTTTGTGTGTGTGCTTCTTTCCCGCTCCCATAAATTCTGGTTTACCGCAAAATTTGACCGCGTATTTCCTAACAGCTATCTTACAAATTTGCTGCTGTTCTTGAGGATAACAGCCTTCAGTTAGTGTTGCTGAGTTGAAAGCATGCGTTGAATGGGTTTTGATCAGATTAGGAAAAGGACCTTCAGCTCACCAACTGCTTCTCCACAGAAGAATCGAAGCCTTTCTTCCTTCATGTTCAACCTGCCCAAACAACGTCTATTACCTGCTGGAACGAAGTCTAATCTAAAAGTTCTGCTCAAGAAAGCTAACATGGAGGAACTTAGCTCACTTCAAGAGGTGTTAAGCGAGCCTAACATAGATTTGGTGACCGAACTTGTGAAGGAAGAGATCCAGAAGCGGCGCTGATTTAGTTGGAAGGAGATTGGTTTTTAGTGTGTACATACATAGTTGATGAAGCTCAAACAGAGAAACATATAACCAAAAAACTCTGTTTGTTCTTCCGTCTCTTGAAAAAACACAAAGAGGAGAAAGAAAGAAAAGAAGACTTTAAAGGCTCTTGAAACCGTTAGTTTTAGACTTTAGTCACTAGTGGGAACTACAACAAGATTCATGTGTGACATCACTTTATTAGTATTGACATCTGTTTTGAAAGTCCTAAGAACATTGAATTGAAAGAGATTATAAAAAAATCAGTTCAGATAATACTATTTTTCTAATTTTAGCTCTTAAGTTATCTTTTAGCACTAGTAGATAAAAACATTTTTGACTATCATTATAAAATGGAGGAAATGATAGTGTTACAATTTCATTGATAGATATATCAAAATCCTTATTGTTTATTATTTGAAATAACTTAGATAAACAACATTTAAAAAGAGAGCATTTTAGGTTCATGAATCGCTTGCCCTGCTTGCTGCCAAAAGAAAAAAAAATCAATTCATATAAACATCAGTGTCACTGTTAGAGAGAAAGTGGGAAGTACAGAGACATATTGTATGAATATTATTACTTGTAAGCAAGACAATGTGTAATGCACATCACTTGTTATATGGTGGTATATAACCATTCTGATCCTGAAAAAGGCACATTCCACGTCAAATATTCTATATTTATAAAATATACAGGTTAAAAACAACTAAACTATGATGTTAAAAAAAAACAACAACTAAACTATGTTCATGTGAGACATACCGGGATGAGTTTCCCGGGAGGACGAGAATGCCACACTCCGTTAGACTCTTGCGGAGTTTCTCAGCTGTAAGTTTTGATCCATCCTCCATATCCATGAATATCTGAATTTTGAGACAAACCATTACACATAATTGTTGATTAACAAAAAAATAATAATAAATAATAATAATAATAATTGTTGATTGTTGACAATACGCACCATGTTGGTCTCCACGGCTGCAACGTTTATTCTAATCCCTTTCATTTGATTCAAACCTTCTGCAAATATTTAGTTATCGAATTTATCTTTAATATATTTCTTATTGTGGTAAATAATAATGGTGGCTAGGGTAAATAAGTGGTGTGTACGTACCAGCTAACAACTTTGCCTTCTTGTGGTCAAATTGTAGCTTTGGGAGGGTCTCTTGGAGTGCGACCAAAGCGGCTGCACACAGAACACCTATTTGTCTCATTCCTCCACCTAATGTTTTCCTTAACGTTTTCGCCTTTTCAATGAAAGTATGTGAGCCAACGATTACAGTTCCTACCGGAGCTCCTAGACCTTTAGAGAGACACACCTGAAACATAGTATGTACATGTATGATGAGCTAATCTCTCCATTATCTTTTATTTAAACTTTTCTAGAGGTTAGAAAGAGAGAAGACGGTACCGAAACAGAATCAGCAGCCTCCACAAGCCTATGGACTGGAACTCCAAGTGCCTACAGAAAGGAAAAAATTATAACATTTTAGTCTATGGTTTATATAAGTGGCAAATCTCATAAACAGCAATTTTTAAGTTCTTATAATAAAATAGCATTCGAAAATAAAAATTCTCAAAAAACATTTATTAATCAATAAAATCACTAAATTACCATACATCCTAAACTCTAAGCCTTAATTCTAACCATTAAACCCAAACCTAAATAAAAAATAAATCTATATTAAAAAAATATAATGCTGTTTTAGTGATTTATTTCTTTGTGTGCTAATTTTTGAACAAAAATTTAATTTAATGCTATCTAAAGATATTTCTCTCGTATAATAATTGTGTTTATATGTCACAATCCTAGTTCAAACGTACTATACTGTGGATTGTTATAAAAAAATGAGATAAAGTAGATGATTGATATTACAATGGAAGCATTAAAGAGGCGAGCTCCATCGATATGAAGCTTCAGACCATGTCTCTTTGCAATCTCTCCAACTCTATCTGTATATTCAGCACTCAAACATCTCCCACCAGAGCTGCATCAAAACCTCATAAGAGACTAGTTGATAAAAACATATTTGCACACTCGCTAGCGACACTTACTTGGCGTGTGTGTTCTCCAAGCAAATCAACTTTGTAGATGGATAACGTGCTTCCTTTAGGGTCTCTAATAGCTGCTTCTATATCCCCAAGTCCATCGTCCCGTCTTCTTCATTCTTGATTGTCTTGGGATGCACGCCACCGATTGTTGATATCCCTCCATTCTCATAAACATGGATGTGACTGTTGTCTCCAAGAATCACCTCGCTGCCTCTCACTTCGCAGTGAACCATAACGCATATCAGATTCCCCATTGTACCAGATGGCACGAAGAGAGCTGCCTCTTTACCCGTCATCTTAGCCATCTCTTCTTCGAGATGTCTAGCGGTTGGGTCGTAGCCAAGGATGTCATCGTCCACCTCTGCACTAGCCATTGCTTTGCGCATGGCATCAGTGGGTCTTGTCACGGTGTCTGATCGTAGATCCACACTTCTTATCACCATCTTAAAAGCCCTAACGTGTTATATAAGGTAAGATTAGGAAACGTAGAAAAAAATGATAACAAATGCCCTTACGTGTTAAATAAGGTAACAACTTCCTAATTATTTATGATTAGATTCTGACCCGCCCTTAGAAAGGACGGGGTTAATTGTGGTTGCAAAAATATACTTAATAAAAATTAGAATTTATGTACTTTTATATTTATACATAACTTGATTTTGTATTTAATTATTTTTGGATATAACCCATAAAACTATAATCATAATTAGTAAATTTATGACTATAATTATTTTGTAGGTTCTGTAGAATAAAAACCGCAACGGTAATCCAAAATGATTAAAATATTAGAGATATTTGGAATATTTATTGGTTTTCACCCAAATTTTCAAACCAAAGTAGTTTTTGTTAAATTTAGGTATTTAGTATTGATTTTTTTATATCATTTGTTATTTTTTCTGAAATTAGAGAATTTTAAGGTATATTTTAGTATTTTAAATTGTATATGATTTAACTATGTATTATTAAAATGTGTAGATGTAATTCTATGTTAAAATATTATAAGTTTTTTTTTACCATATTTTGGTAATATGAGGATTTTTCAATTTATTTAACCATGTATGTTGATCTCAATTTTAAAGTTTGGTCGTAGTTTGTAAAAGTAAAAGAAAAAACAGGGAAAATGGTTATATATCGAATGGCATTGCAATTGCTTTCTAAAAAAAGCAATTGCATGTTTAATTATAAAACCAAGGACGTCAAACGCAAGAATTTGCTATCACGTGTTAGATCAATGGACGCATAACAATGTTACGTTCTATTATATGCCTTAGATCATGTTACGTTCTATTATATGTTTGTTTTTTTTCGTCGACAACTATTAAAAAAAAATTATTCATTTATATTGAAGCCTTTAAAGTTAAAATACATAAATGTTAAATACAAAGCCGAACTCTAAAGGCCCTATAACTGAAACACAAGATTATACGTACACGTTTAGCAACACGTGTTTAAAGATGAAAGATAAGGGCACCACCGCTATTCATCGACTTTTCACTGCCGCCGTTTCGTTTCAAACTCAATCCGACGATGATTTCTGGGTTTTCCGGACGATCAAACTCACTTAATCTCCAAATAAGGGAGAGATGTCGTAAATCCGATTGTATTAGATCCTAATTTGAAGGCAAACCATTATTTAGAAGAAAATTGGTGAGATTAACCAGAAACTGTAGTTTAGTAATTTAGAAAAACTGTCAGGTTCGGAAAACAGAAGTCGGATTGGATTAATTCGACAGACTAAACACATCTAAAATCAGTAAATAAGATGAAATCGCTAAAAGCCAATTAAAAGGATGAAATCGCTTAACATGACCTGATTCGGATGAGAATCAACACAATCAATACTATTAAAACAGCATCATGACCAATTGATTAATGTTGTGTCCAACTTAAAAAATAAATCAAATATTTTATAATTGTAACCACCTTTATTAATCAATATGTAATCTCCTATCCAAAATTCTCAGACCATTTACATTCGCGCAAAGAAAACTTTCAGATGCGGGCAGTACTTATGTGGACAATAAGTGACTTTCCAGCATATGGTATGTTATCTGGATGGACAACACATGGGAAGCTATCATGTCCATATTGTCAAGATGACACAGATGCTTTCCAACTAAAGAACGGAAGGAAAACGTGTTGGTTTGACTGTCACAGACGATTTCTACCACCTGATCATCCATACCGCAGGAGTAAGACTTCGTTTACGAAGAACAAGCAGGTGTTTGATGGTCCACCTGAGGAAGTTAGTGGGAAAGATTTGTTGAAGCAGTTTAGGTATTTTGATGCAGAAAGGACGCCAGATGTAGGTGGACATGAAAACATTCGAGTCAATGCGGTTGGAGAGCTACATAACTGGCACAAAAAGAGTATTTTCTGGGATCTACCATATTGGGAGAGTCATTTATTGCGGCATAATTTAGATGTCATGCATATTGAGAAGAACTTCTTCGATAATCTGATGAACACAGTCCTTAACATCCAAGGTAAAACGAAGGATAATTTGAAGTCAAGGTTGGATTTAGTCGATATTTGTGATCGTTCTGAACTTCACGTTGATGAGAACGGTACGGCCCCTTTTCCCATTTATCGGCTAGATGGTGCTAGAAAAGAAGAGTTCTTTGATTGGATTACAGAGAAAGTGAAATTTCCTGACGGATATGCATCAAATTTGGGGAACTGCGTTGATAGAAGCGAAAGAAAGTTTACTGGCTTGAAGAGTCATGATTGTCATGTAATTATGCAGCGCCTCCTTCCGTTTGCCTTTTCAGCATTATTGCCACGTAATGTTCATGAAGCAATTGCAGGGATTAGTGTTTTTTTCCGTGACTTATGCAGCAGAGTATTGACTGAAGAGGGTATTAATAATTTGAAGACAAACGCACCAGTCAGCATGTGCAACCTTGAGAAGATATTTCCTCCATCATTCTTTGATGTAATGGAACATCTTGCTATTCATCTCGCAAGAGAATTGGAACTTGGTGGTCCTGTGCAGTACAGATGGATGTATATTTTTGAGCGTTATATGCATCATCTGAAGAAGATGGTCAAAAATCAAAGCAGGGTGGAAGGATCTATAGTGGCACAGGTGATCAATGAAGAAACTGCAATCTTTGCTGAAAATTATTTTCCACCAGAAGTGCAAACAAAACACCGAAGACCTGCTCGGCATGATGATAGAGGGGAGAGAGCAACATATCATGTTACTGTCCCAAGCATGTTCAAGGAAATAGGACGACTTAGTGGAAAATTCACGAAGCGGAGACTTACGGACACTGAGCACGCTCATTTGCAAACATATTTGTTCACCAACTGTGAAGATGTTCTACAATATGAGAGGTAAAAATATTTATTCATTTATTGTTAGATTAATATTCAATAAATTTATTTCATATTGATAATATTTTTGTATATAGTGTATATATGGCGGAGTTGCGTATGACTCACAGGCATGCAACAGAAGATGAGCTTCGACAACTTAGAGATAACGGATTTGCTGCGTGGCTTCGTAGTTATGTGAGTCATATATCATATTACCCTATGTAAATGATTAGTTTAAATTTAATATATAAAAACTAATTAATTTTGCAATCATATATGTTTTTTTTTTATAGGTGAATGATGGTTTGGCCAGAGGTCTTGTGTTCGATGATTGGATACGCGAATTTGTGCAGGGACCAAACTATGTGGTCAAATCATATCCTAAATTTTGTACGCGAGGATATGCATTCACGAGGAAAGGTCATTCTAAGACAATATATGCTGGTGTAGTGTTTGTTTACTGATCCTAGTAAAACTCTTGTATCATCAACTTGACCCCTGTGAAAAACATTTTTCCCTCAGCCACTGCTGGCAGCCAAATGATAACTTTGGCCTAACAGATTCTGTTTTTGTATAGTATCATTCTTCTTAACATGCAAACCTGAAACTTTCCTTAGCTTCACGAGTTTATTAAAAAATGTTTTAATTATTGTGATGTGTGTTAGGCCGCATCAAGCTTATTTAACTATTTACACAGGTACTCCTCCGGTTCTATATGATTCAAATCTCAGCCTGCATGATCATCATTCTCATGCTCATAATTATTGTAAGACCATGATTAACCTGGAGTTCTTAGAGTGGGGTTCTTAGCGGAAGTTAAGAAACTGTTTCTTAACTTTTAACTAAAAAAGTTAAGAACCGGTTCTTAAATAAGGACTTTAAGACCAGGTTCTTAAATAAGGACTTTAAAAACCGCTTCTTAATTTTTTTAGTTAAAAGTTAAGAAAAAGTTTCTTAACTTCCGCTAAGAACCCCACTCTAAGAACTCCAGGTTAATCATGGTCTTACAATAATTATGAGCATGAGAATGATGATCATGCAGGCTGAGATTTGAATCATATAGAACCGGAGGAGTACCTGTGTAAATAGTTAAATAAGCTTGATGCGGCCTAACACACATCACAATAATTAAAACATTTTTTAATAAACTCGTGAAGCTAAGGAAAGTTTCAGGTTTGCATGTTAAGAAGAATGATACTATACAAAAACAGAATCTGTTAGGCCAAAGTTATCATTTGGCTGCCAGCAGTGGCTGAGGGAAAAATGTTTTTCACAGGGGTCAAGTTGATGATACAAGAGTTTTACTAGGATCAGTAAACAAATTAAATTAATCATATGTTTCTATAGGAAATACATGCAATTTTTTTTTTTTCAAAAATTCACATGGGTCATTTGACCCACATGATCGTGTGGTAGCTCCGCCACTGGCTGCCAGGAAAGCCTTTAGGAATTAGGAACTGTTGGCATTGAAACTTAAAAGAAAACGACGAAGTTGGGTACCATATGGGAAGCACACGTACATACGTTTCCAAGGCAAAAAGCAATTCACGAGA
Proteins encoded:
- the LOC106310254 gene encoding uncharacterized protein LOC106310254, coding for MHIEKNFFDNLMNTVLNIQGKTKDNLKSRLDLVDICDRSELHVDENGTAPFPIYRLDGARKEEFFDWITEKVKFPDGYASNLGNCVDRSERKFTGLKSHDCHVIMQRLLPFAFSALLPRNVHEAIAGISVFFRDLCSRVLTEEGINNLKTNAPVSMCNLEKIFPPSFFDVMEHLAIHLARELELGGPVQYRWMYIFERYMHHLKKMVKNQSRVEGSIVAQVINEETAIFAENYFPPEVQTKHRRPARHDDRGERATYHVTVPSMFKEIGRLSGKFTKRRLTDTEHAHLQTYLFTNCEDVLQYESVYMAELRMTHRHATEDELRQLRDNGFAAWLRSYVNDGLARGLVFDDWIREFVQGPNYVVKSYPKFCTRGYAFTRKGHSKTIYAGVVFVY